A window of Marinitoga sp. 38H-ov contains these coding sequences:
- a CDS encoding YfcC family protein produces MKKKFKMPTAYTILFSIIVVVAIFTWIVPAGQYDYVDPTASKPQPIPGTYHRVEQNPQGLWEIFNAPIKGFYDAVDIALFVIVIGGFLSIVMKTGAIEAGISNVLKKLNGKEKLLIPILMILFGLGGTTYGMAEETIAFYPLIIPVFIAAGFDALTAVATIALGAGLGVLGSTVNPFATGIASGFANISIGDGIILRLVILFISEIIGIIYVMKYADKVKKDPSKSLIYHLKDEHEEHFKNENNEEIHLTKERKNVLWVFGLTFVIMVLGVIPWAWKFDILIFEKFNNFLMNIPVLGKIIGHPIPLGDWWFGEITMLFFVASLIISRMYKMSENEYIDSFVSGARDLLGVALIIGVSRGITVVMNDGGMTATILHWGEETLAKLGSAAFVNIAYLFYLPMSFLVPSTSGLATLTMPIMAPLADFAGVGRDLVITAYQSASGVINLFTPTSAVIMGALAIAKVPYETYFKFVWKLLIIISLVVMALLTIAVYI; encoded by the coding sequence ATGAAAAAGAAATTTAAGATGCCAACAGCCTACACTATACTTTTTTCAATTATAGTTGTAGTAGCAATTTTCACATGGATTGTTCCAGCAGGGCAGTATGATTATGTTGATCCAACAGCTTCAAAACCACAACCTATTCCAGGTACATATCATAGGGTTGAACAAAACCCCCAAGGATTATGGGAAATTTTTAATGCGCCAATTAAAGGTTTTTATGATGCAGTGGATATAGCTTTATTTGTTATTGTTATAGGTGGTTTTTTATCTATAGTTATGAAAACAGGAGCTATTGAAGCAGGTATATCAAATGTTTTAAAGAAACTTAATGGTAAAGAAAAATTGTTAATTCCAATTTTAATGATTTTATTTGGATTGGGTGGAACAACATACGGAATGGCAGAAGAAACAATTGCTTTTTACCCTCTTATTATTCCAGTATTTATAGCAGCAGGTTTTGATGCTTTAACTGCGGTTGCAACAATAGCATTAGGTGCTGGATTGGGAGTATTAGGTTCTACAGTTAATCCATTTGCGACAGGTATAGCCTCTGGGTTTGCAAATATTTCAATTGGTGATGGAATTATATTGAGATTAGTTATATTATTCATTTCAGAAATAATTGGAATTATATATGTAATGAAATATGCGGATAAAGTAAAAAAAGATCCATCAAAATCCTTAATATATCATTTGAAAGATGAACATGAAGAACATTTTAAAAACGAAAACAATGAAGAAATTCATTTAACAAAAGAAAGAAAAAATGTATTATGGGTTTTCGGATTAACATTTGTTATAATGGTTTTAGGGGTTATACCTTGGGCATGGAAGTTTGATATATTAATCTTTGAAAAATTTAATAACTTTTTAATGAATATTCCAGTATTAGGTAAAATTATAGGACATCCAATACCATTAGGAGACTGGTGGTTTGGAGAAATAACAATGTTATTTTTTGTAGCTAGTTTAATAATTTCTAGAATGTATAAAATGAGTGAAAATGAATATATAGATAGTTTTGTAAGTGGAGCAAGAGATTTATTAGGAGTGGCATTAATTATTGGAGTTTCAAGAGGGATAACAGTTGTTATGAATGATGGAGGAATGACAGCAACTATTCTTCATTGGGGAGAAGAAACATTAGCAAAATTAGGATCAGCAGCATTTGTTAATATAGCTTATTTATTCTATTTGCCAATGTCATTTTTAGTGCCGTCTACATCTGGTTTAGCTACTTTAACAATGCCAATTATGGCTCCATTAGCAGATTTTGCAGGAGTAGGAAGAGATTTAGTTATAACAGCTTATCAATCTGCATCAGGTGTAATTAATTTATTTACTCCTACAAGTGCAGTTATTATGGGTGCATTAGCAATTGCTAAAGTTCCATATGAAACATACTTTAAATTTGTTTGGAAATTATTAATTATAATATCATTAGTTGTAATGGCATTATTAACTATAGCTGTATATATATAA